A segment of the Colletotrichum destructivum chromosome 3, complete sequence genome:
ATTGCACCGGAAAATATGGCAACTCGGATTGGGATCTCGTTGAGCTGGAACTGCAAGATGTTCTCGGGTCAGAGATTCTCAGTAGAACATTGCTCCTTGGCTGTTATACGACGGACATTATATTTACATCCGTTTGCAAGAATAGGGATGAACCTCAAAGGCAGGTCTCCTAAGATACATCAAATGATTCATTATGCTGTCGAGATGCGTCTGGCTGGTTCATCCGGACTGTATGGAGAAGAAACTGAGGTCCAGGCTTGGTTACCGGATGACACGAAATGTGTAACATCGCAAGCGCGCTTTATTACGAACAACCAGTTATTTCATTCGTAAAATGAATTATGACAGTCAATCTAACCTGATCTCTTGGAAATTTTGGGTATTGGAGCTGCAACCGATAAATACTTGGGAATTTGGTATTGGGACTCAATTCCAGTGAAAGTCCGCGACAGGGTTCGCAATAGGGAGAGATAGTTAAACCGAGCAATACATAAGAAAGCCAGGGTCGTTTCACCGATGAAGTGCATTTGGCAGGTGCAGTGCTATTTCTTTCGTCCGTTCTGGCGCCCAGTAAACATTGGCGATCCCTGCTCTTGTTAAGATCCTGCCTGGGGAGATCCAAAGCAGAGCCTAACTGCATCCTTCAATTGCTTACTCGAATAATAGTATGCTTGAGAGATTCAgcaaagaagaaagaaagcgACTGGATTAATCAACCGATAGTGGACTTCCTTAAGTAAAGTAGAATGTCATGCCAAGTGGATGATCACCAATGATACTACCATTAAACATCTTGCATCGTTCTCCGAATAACCGCTGGCCGACTCCTTGGCCCAACCCAACAAAATCTACCGGTCCAGTTTCTACTTTGGGGAGAAAAGCCGCAGCAAACATCTGAAGTGGCGTGATGGCCACCAACATGCATGAAACTTGCAGTCCAAGAAGAGGGGTAACAACTGCTTGATATCCCTATTTATTGGTAGTTTTAGCTCTCAATTAAAGCGGTTTTACAATTCAAACACTGTGTCAAAACTTGACCGCCCTCATGTCTGAGACCAAAGACATCGCCATCACGGCGGAGCAATCCTCTGTTGCATCACCACCTGCCTCTCTACCATTTCAGTCCTCAACAGCGCCTGAAACGGCAAACCCGGGTTCGTCTATTACTTCACAGGCTGGCCTCACCAATATCACAGCCACCATCGCACCTGCTATCGACCCTGAAGAGGTATGACAGAATACTTGCGACATCTGCTGTCATAATCTGACCAAATTGGCTTTATTCACAGTCTGACGATGGGTCTTCTGCGAGAGGAGAGGTAAGATTGTTTCATAAATTCTTCACTCGGGCCTTTTTGCTGACTCCGAACTGCCATAGAGCATTGTTTCTTCTAGCATCAGCGTGACAGATTCTATTCTTCAGTATCGAATCGAGAATGGAAGAACATACCACAAGTACAAAGATGGAAGTGAGAACTTTGTTTGCTTGAATTTAAGGGGATCGGGTCCTAACTACCACAGAATACTCGCTTCCTAATGACGAGAGGGAGAATGAGCGACTTGGTAAGAGCACCATGAGTCCATTTATGTACTCGACGACCATATTGGTTGCTCACGATGGCTCACCAACAAGAACAGATGTCCAGCATAACATGTTCCTTCTCAGTTTCGACAACAAGCTGGGAACGGCTCCCCCAAACATCAGAGGCTCCAAGGTAGAAGTCAAACGCGTGCTTGACGTCGGAACGGGAACTGGCATTTGGGCCATGGAGTTTGGCGATGAGCATCCCGAAACCGAGGTATATCGGGAGATTCTTCATTTCAATTACACGTTGACAAGAAGTGGACGCTGACGTTAGATTATTTGTCCATCGCTCAAGGTTCTGGGAATTGATCTCTCAGCAATCCAGCCGATATTGTAAGACTTCTGGCCATTAGGACTCATGGCATGAATCTGAGGCGATAGCTGATGAACGTTTACTTGCAGCATCCCTCCAAACGTCAAATTCGAGAtcgatgatgtcgatgaATCATGGACGTATTCTCAGCCCTTCGATTACATTCACACCCGGATGATGACCTCTAGCATTGGCAACTGGAAGGAATACATCCAAAAATGTTTTGAGTCAGTTTGATGTACCTTGTCTTCCATCCTTTTGACCTTTCTAATAATGGCCAGCAATCTGGAACCCAATGGCTATCTCGAGCTGAACGAAATTGATCTCACACCTGGTTGTGACGATGGAACTCTCAAGGATAGCCACGCACTGGTGAAAATGGCACGCCTTTggggcgccgccgcggagcACTTTGGCCGTCCGTTCCAGAACAATAGAGATCTGGTGGATATCATGGCCGATGTTGGGTTTGTCGATATCCATGCTCAGACATTCAAATGGCCCTCGAACCCGTGGCCCAGAGACAAAAAGCACAAAGAGCTGGGCTACTGGAACCACGACAACTCggttgccggcctcgaggccttTATGATGGCTCCTTTTACCAGAGTTTATGATTGGACTAAAGAGGAAGTTACGGTGTTTGCGATGCAAGTACGAAACGAGATGAAGGACCCAACCATCCATTCTTACTCCAACATGTAAGTTCTTGTGGTCATGTTGGCTTTCATTAACCCTTCTAACGCACTTCTCGCAGTTGGTATATATATGGCAGAAAGCCTGAGAGATAAGACAGTGCCTCGGAAACTGAATGTGTGTTACAAAGCTAGGGGAGTCTCGACAGGAGATGCTGCAGCTAAGCCGCTTGTACAACGGGACGCTCTGTCTACTTGTATTTGAGTGACGTTCAAATTTATTAATTTCTTCTTTCATTTGTTCTCACAGCAAAATAGTTCACGCCACTGCAGAATAACCAGATACTACGGTTTCCAAGATCTAATGTGACTTCAACACCGCAGCATCCCTCCGCGAACGCGAGATCCTACGACGCAACTGCACGAAGATTGCAATCAGATATTACCATGTTCGTTGTTGCAATGGCGATATTGTTTATGATGAGCATTCGTGATTACCATCCACAACATTGATGCTGACGACATAGGTTCTGGTGGCCACTGGGTGAACCTCTTGGTCATCGTGTTATGATTTGTTTGCAACGATTTGAGCACATATCCAGGCATCCCAAGCCATAGATGTAGGTTCTCCTATGACCAATATGCAGGTGTCTAACTAGTGTGTTCATCTCTTGACTGTGGTAGGAACCAAGTAAGCTGGGAACATGTGTATTCTAAGGAGAGAACAACATGTTGGAGAAAACAACGTAACAACCAATTGTATCCTCCAATAGAGAATCCGTTTCATTGCAGAACATAGCCAAAAGTCAAAGCTTTCAGTGCCAATGCCATCTGAATTCAATGGCACAACTTACTTGGGCCAAACTTTGATATGATACAACCTTTTCAAGTCTAGTAACATTGATCCCTTTTGATCCTGCGAAGGCCACAACAGGGCCGCAACGGCGGGGGTCGAGAATGCTCCATACATTTGCAGGGCCAAATAATTGTAACAAGCTCCCCGGTAGGGAGGCGCACTCCAAGATAAACTTGAGAGGCACAATCCGAGGTAGAAGACCCCTTCGAAATCTGGGTCATGCTGTTTAAGCGAGCCGACGCCTGAGCCAGGGGGAACAGCAAGCATCAGCGCATCACAGACCAGCATGATGCACATGGAGCACATGCAGCACATTTCTCAATGCAGAATCGCGTATGGCCCCGGAAAAAGAAAGCAACTGAAGAACCTCTCGGAGCCAACCAAACGAGCTCCAGGGGGTTGTTTGCCAGCCACTTCGCATATTGACGTGGGGGACGTGTTCATAAAAGGGACCACTCTCCGAGTCTAGGCTGATGCATCTTGCACCAACATACACATGTGTTTTTTGGGAAATGCCCCATGAAAATACGGCTTAAAACGGCCTGCTTGCCGCAAACCTGCATAATTGTCTCCAGCCAAGGAGAGGGGTAACAAGTAGGATAAAAGCTGGTGCGTGCCAGCGAAGATGGTCTCGCAAATTCTCCATCCGTTGCACCATCACAGCCTTCATCATGTCCGCGGCAAACAATACCGCGAATGCTCCACCGGCGGTTTCGCCGACTGAACCTGGAACCAATCCCCCTAGTATCCCCAATGGTGACGGCGACATTCTTGTTGCAGATGATGTGAGTCTGCTCGAGGTCATCAGGGACGACTTGTCACGTCAGGACTGACAATTGGCAAAGttcaccgacgacgacaacgctTCTTCCAATGGCGTGAGTAACAGCCAGCAAGCGCTCATTCGCAACATTGTTCTCATGATTGTGGACCGCAGACAAGTCTCGCTTCTTCAAGCACGAGTGTCACCAGCTCGGTTCTTAGCTACCGGCTGGAAAACGGACGGACATACCATAAGTACAAAGATGGCAGTAAGGTCGCTGTTCATGCCTGAACTTGGGATATGCGTTGACGTGTTGTCAGAATACTATATTCCCAACgacgaaaaagaaaacgacAGACTCGGTAAGCGGGAGCGTGGCTCAGACACCAGCGAGGAAGCGTCTGCTGATTGAGGGAATGAGTACAGACCTGCAGCACAACATGGTCATTCGGACGTTTGGCGACCGACTGGGAACCGCCCCGCCTAACGACGTTGGT
Coding sequences within it:
- a CDS encoding Putative S-adenosyl-L-methionine-dependent methyltransferase superfamily, whose amino-acid sequence is MSETKDIAITAEQSSVASPPASLPFQSSTAPETANPGSSITSQAGLTNITATIAPAIDPEESIVSSSISVTDSILQYRIENGRTYHKYKDGKYSLPNDERENERLDVQHNMFLLSFDNKLGTAPPNIRGSKVEVKRVLDVGTGTGIWAMEFGDEHPETEVLGIDLSAIQPIFIPPNVKFEIDDVDESWTYSQPFDYIHTRMMTSSIGNWKEYIQKCFDNLEPNGYLELNEIDLTPGCDDGTLKDSHALVKMARLWGAAAEHFGRPFQNNRDLVDIMADVGFVDIHAQTFKWPSNPWPRDKKHKELGYWNHDNSVAGLEAFMMAPFTRVYDWTKEEVTVFAMQVRNEMKDPTIHSYSNIWYIYGRKPER